Proteins found in one Quercus robur chromosome 2, dhQueRobu3.1, whole genome shotgun sequence genomic segment:
- the LOC126715061 gene encoding AAA-ATPase ASD, mitochondrial-like translates to MMMAEIWSLGGSLQIATIVFLWKILEIYFPGHLRSSIISYSMKLASLVSPYIYIRFPEFIGDSEEYMGVKRSDAYAAIETYLSGKSSREAKYLKAVDVKDSSQPVQLSMDENEGVTDEFEGVKLSWAVNKEYTRTQQSFSFYPQMDEKRYYQLTFHKSHRDFVNGTYINHVIQKGKAISVSNRQRKLYTNNPSQNWERYKARKWSHVTFEHPATFDTLAMESKKKLEIVNDLEKFSKGKQYYTKIGKAWKRGYLLYGPPGTGKSSMIAAMANHLEYDIYDLELTTVKDNTELRRLLIETTGKSIIVIEDIDCSLDLTGQRKNEKKKAKDEEAKDPVSKLTKGEEDSNSNVTLSGLLNFIDGLWSAIGGERIIVFTTNYVEKLDAALIRRGRMDKHIELSYCGFEAFKVLAKNYLDVDSHPLFATIGHLLEGTNITPADVAENLMPKSMNEDAETCLKKLIEALETAKDEAKMKAEEEARLKAETEEKEKQEDLKVDGSLAKVKDNCVGVVKDNGVIA, encoded by the coding sequence ATGATGATGGCGGAAATATGGTCTCTAGGTGGCTCATTGCAGATTGCTACCATAGTGTTTCTTTGGAAAATATTAGAAATATATTTCCCTGGACATCTTCGTAGCTCCATCATAAGTTACAGTATGAAATTGGCGAGTCTCGTGAGCCCCTATATCTATATTAGGTTCCCTGAATTCATAGGCGACAGTGAGGAGTACATGGGTGTCAAGCGTAGTGATGCCTATGCTGCCATTGAAACATACCTCAGTGGAAAGTCCTCCAGGGAAGCTAAATATCTTAAGGCAGTAGATGTCAAAGACAGCAGTCAACCTGTACAACTGAGCATGGACGAGAACGAAGGAGTTACTGATGAATTTGAAGGGGTAAAGCTTTCGTGGGCTGTCAATAAAGAATACACAAGAACCCAGCAGTCATTTTCATTCTACCCGCAGATGGACGAGAAGAGGTATTACCAGCTCACTTTCCATAAGTCGCACAGAGATTTTGTTAATGGGACTTACATCAATCATGTAATTCAAAAAGGGAAGGCAATATCGGTGAGCAATCGACAAAGGAAGCTGTACACTAACAATCCTAGCCAGAATTGGGAAAGGTACAAAGCACGGAAATGGAGCCATGTGACTTTTGAGCACCCAGCAACTTTTGACACTTTGGCCATGGAGTCAAAGAAAAAGTTGGAAATCGTCAATGACCTTGAAAAGTTCAGCAAGGGAAAACAGTACTATACAAAGATTGGCAAGGCCTGGAAGCGTGGCTATCTTCTTTATGGTCCTCCTGGAACTGGTAAGTCTAGCATGATTGCTGCCATGGCCAACCACTTGGAGTATGATATCTATGATCTTGAATTGACAACGGTTAAGGACAACACAGAGCTGAGGAGGCTTTTGATCGAAACCACTGGTAAGTCGATCATTGTGATAGAAGATATTGATTGCTCACTTGATCTTACGGGTCAacgaaagaatgaaaaaaagaaagcgaAGGATGAAGAAGCCAAGGATCCTGTCAGTAAACTGACCAAAGGTGAAGAAGACAGCAATAGTAACGTCACTCTCTCTGGGTTGTTGAATTTTATAGATGGGCTTTGGTCTGCTATTGGGGGAGAGAGGATCATTGTTTTCACAACTAATTACGTGGAAAAGCTTGATGCGGCTCTCATTAGGAGGGGACGTATGGACAAGCACATAGAATTGTCTTATTGTGGCTTTGAAGCATTCAAGGTTCTTGCCAAAAATTACTTGGATGTTGACTCACACCCTTTGTTTGCGACTATTGGCCACTTGTTGGAGGGAACCAATATTACTCCTGCTGATGTTGCTGAGAATTTGATGCCTAAGTCTATGAATGAAGATGCTGAGACATGTTTGAAGAAATTGATTGAAGCTCTTGAGACGGCCAAGGACGAAGCAAAaatgaaggctgaggaggaggcGCGGTTGAAGGCGGAGacagaagagaaagagaagcaaGAAGATTTGAAAGTTGATGGCTCTTTAGCTAAAGTGAAAGATAATTGCGTTGGAGTTGTGAAAGATAATGGTGTCATCGCTTGA